A region from the Sorex araneus isolate mSorAra2 chromosome 6, mSorAra2.pri, whole genome shotgun sequence genome encodes:
- the ARHGAP8 gene encoding rho GTPase-activating protein 8, producing MSQLDLEELAEIEREEEAALLGTAQRPSETLRDPTVAEEQLALSNNHLFYDVARHGFLQVAGQDHFGRHVVTFSCCRLPPSHQLTTGACWSKSCPRAARAPYCLPALLWADAPLHVLTVQDIHSISWGRTRKGRPVNAGVASSLRVTRCRQILQSLPSTTA from the exons ATGTCCCAGCTGGACCTGGAGGAACTGGCTGAAATAG agagagaggaggaggcagcCCTGCTGGGCACGGCCCAGAGACCCTCGGAGACCCTCAGAGACCCCACGGTGGCGGAGGAGCAGCTGGCACTGAGCAACAACCACCTGTTCTACGACGTGGCCAGACACGGCTTCCTGCAGGTGGCAG GCCAGGACCACTTCGGACGGCACGTGGTCACCTTCAGCTGCTGCCGCCTGCCCCCGTCCCACCAGCTGACCACGGGCGCCTGCTGGAGTAAGTCCTGCCCGCGGGCTGCGCGTGCACCTTACTGTCTCCCTGCCCTCCTGTGGGCAGACGCACCCCTGCACGTGCTGACTGTCCAGGACATACACTCCATT TCCTGGGGCAGGACCAGGAAAGGCCGCCCTGTCAATGCAGGGGTGGCCAGCAGCCTGCGTGTGACCCGCTGCCGCCAGATCCTGCAGAGCCTCCCGAGCACCACCGCATAG